A genome region from Brevinematales bacterium includes the following:
- the gatA gene encoding Asp-tRNA(Asn)/Glu-tRNA(Gln) amidotransferase subunit GatA produces the protein MKNLTISQVIEGIKNKKFSAFDLISSYISRIKEDFNSKKPINAFIKIDEENALKFAKYIDQNIDKLEGKLLGVPIGIKDNINVKDLPTTCGSKILEGFVSVEDATVVEKIKKECGVIIGKLNMDEFAMGSSNETSYYGIVRNPHDRDRVPGGSSGGSAASVASDMVVASLGSDTGGSIRQPSAFCGTVGLKPTYGLVSRYGLVAFGSSLDQIGPITKTVEDAAILLEVIAGYDPKDSTSVRVEDTSFSQGLKDKIDPYSISVGIPEEYFTDDVQEEIKSRILDIISILERKGVKVKKISLPRSKYAIPTYYIVAPAEASSNLARFDGVRYGYRAEARSLKEVYYNTKTEGFGKEVKRRIMLGNYVLSAGYYDAYYLKALKVRTLLKEDFTNAFKEVDFIVSPTTPTTAFKIGEKTSNPIEMYLSDIFTVTVNLVGTCAISIPVGYDRNKLPIGMQIIGKPFKDKELLRFSYFIERLFD, from the coding sequence GTGAAAAACTTAACTATTTCACAAGTTATTGAAGGGATAAAAAATAAAAAGTTTTCGGCTTTTGATCTTATTTCTAGTTATATATCTAGAATAAAGGAAGATTTTAATTCTAAGAAACCTATAAATGCTTTTATAAAAATCGATGAAGAAAATGCTTTAAAGTTTGCTAAATACATTGATCAAAACATAGATAAACTTGAGGGTAAGCTGTTAGGTGTTCCTATAGGTATAAAAGACAACATAAATGTAAAAGATTTACCTACAACATGTGGGTCTAAAATATTGGAGGGTTTTGTTTCAGTTGAAGATGCGACGGTAGTAGAGAAGATAAAAAAAGAATGTGGTGTAATAATTGGCAAATTAAACATGGATGAGTTTGCTATGGGATCTTCTAATGAAACTTCTTACTATGGTATAGTTAGAAATCCCCACGATAGAGATAGAGTACCTGGAGGATCTTCTGGGGGGTCTGCTGCTAGTGTTGCCAGTGATATGGTTGTAGCATCATTAGGGTCTGACACTGGTGGGTCTATAAGACAACCTTCTGCATTTTGTGGTACGGTTGGATTAAAACCAACTTATGGTCTTGTTTCTAGATACGGACTTGTGGCTTTTGGTTCTTCCTTAGATCAAATAGGTCCTATAACAAAAACTGTTGAAGATGCTGCTATACTTCTTGAAGTTATTGCCGGTTATGATCCCAAGGATTCTACTTCTGTTAGAGTTGAGGATACTTCGTTTTCTCAGGGTCTTAAAGATAAAATAGATCCATATTCTATAAGTGTAGGTATTCCTGAAGAGTATTTCACGGATGATGTTCAAGAAGAGATAAAAAGTAGAATTCTGGATATAATATCTATTCTTGAAAGGAAGGGTGTTAAGGTAAAGAAAATTTCGTTGCCTAGGAGTAAATATGCTATACCTACTTACTACATAGTTGCTCCCGCTGAAGCAAGTTCTAATCTAGCTAGATTTGATGGTGTAAGGTATGGTTACAGGGCGGAAGCAAGATCTCTAAAAGAAGTTTATTATAATACGAAGACTGAAGGTTTTGGGAAAGAGGTGAAGAGAAGAATAATGTTGGGTAATTATGTTTTATCTGCTGGATATTATGATGCATATTATCTAAAAGCTCTCAAAGTTAGAACACTACTTAAAGAAGACTTTACAAATGCTTTCAAAGAAGTTGATTTTATAGTATCTCCTACAACTCCAACTACGGCGTTTAAAATAGGAGAAAAAACTTCGAATCCTATAGAAATGTATCTTTCGGACATATTTACTGTTACGGTTAATCTTGTTGGTACTTGTGCTATATCGATACCTGTAGGCTATGATAGAAATAAGCTACCTATAGGTATGCAAATAATTGGAAAACCATTTAAGGATAAAGAGTTACTGAGATTTTCATATTTCATTGAAAGGTTGTTTGATTAA
- a CDS encoding TraR/DksA C4-type zinc finger protein: MLSKQKLEEMKEKLKKEKLQILSDIFGEEMAIKYFTNNSEGDIVDRASDFYESQLLASISGIQREIIDKINDALKRIDEGTYGKCRSCGVDIEIERLEAIPYTDICSNCARKKQEARIR, translated from the coding sequence AGAAAAACTCAAAAAAGAGAAACTTCAAATATTATCTGATATTTTCGGTGAGGAAATGGCTATAAAATACTTTACTAATAATTCAGAAGGGGATATCGTGGATAGGGCAAGTGATTTTTATGAGTCTCAACTTCTTGCTAGTATATCAGGAATACAAAGAGAAATAATAGACAAGATAAATGATGCTCTTAAGAGAATTGATGAGGGAACGTATGGGAAGTGTAGGAGTTGTGGTGTTGATATAGAAATTGAGAGATTAGAGGCAATTCCTTATACAGATATTTGTTCAAATTGTGCTAGAAAAAAGCAGGAGGCTAGAATTAGGTGA